One genomic segment of Sparus aurata chromosome 24, fSpaAur1.1, whole genome shotgun sequence includes these proteins:
- the mdh1b gene encoding putative malate dehydrogenase 1B, whose product MAKIVLAGRADCALYAKAELLADTLHRSLPNFTVHRISILPDEWKEWLEATCKRNGWKHEESPLVWRDLVDQGGKGMLVGGYSDFLEHCQDYYNITSDMPTDVMLSVAAENLETKMNLVDEEQHRLSLIKPLHVWISSALSPACHFLIPNVISAELFPHVSAISLHLLDLDRNEEELQQLRMETEDLALHLLHQVTVHTDLEQAFQEADVILLLDEGWSDGTKSEDEEEKKKKTVKAISDRYREYGQLIDTRANKEVKVIVSGDSFAHLRCSLLLDNARRIDRHQFVTTATQLENEARAVVAKKLKVKTSDVANVLVWGNINGSFYVDLQRAKVFNYDGAIKGPAFYSQPVDKILYERKWLETDFQDMVRCRRAAVASKTCRAAAMSLANGIVTVLKAWNGICGPDEVFSMAVLCTGYYDLPDGIVLSVPITFVDGKWSVLFDVTVGEELKERLHLSASELRQEKELGS is encoded by the exons ATGGCAAAAATTGTGCTTGCTG GGAGAGCAGACTGCGCACTTTATGCGAAAGCGGAACTGTTAGCAGACACTTTGCATCGATCTCTGCCAAACTTCACGGTCCATCGGATCTCCATCCTCCCAGATGAATGGAAG GAATGGCTGGAGGCCACGTGCAAAAGAAATGGCTGGAAGCACGAGGAGTCTCCTTTGGTTTGGAGGGACCTGGTGGACCAGGGAGGGAAGGGGATGCTCGTAGGGGGGTACAGTGACTTCCTAGAGCATTGTCAG GATTACTACAACATCACGTCGGACATGCCCACAGATGTGATGCTGAGTGTCGCGGCAGAGAATCTCGAAACCAAGATGAACCTCGTCGACGAGGAGCAGCATCGTCTGAGTCTTATCAAGCCCCTTCACGTATGGATCAGCAG TGCTCTCAGCCCGGCCTGCCACTTCCTGATCCCAAATGTGATCTCTGCTGAGCTGTTCCCCCACGTTTCTGCAATCAGCCTCCACCTATTGGACCTGGATAGGAATGAGGAGGAATTGCAGCAACTGAGGATGGAGACGGAGGACCTGGCACTACATCTGCTCCATCAA GTAACCGTTCACACAGATCTGGAACAGGCCTTCCAAGAAGCAGATgtcattctgctgctggatgagGGTTGGTCTGATGGAACAAAGAGTGAGgatgaggaagaaaagaagaagaagactgtgAAGGCGATCTCGGACAGGTACAGGGAGTACGGACAACTGATCGACACAAGGGCCAACAAGGAGGTGAAGGTGATCGTGTCTGGCGACTCATTCGCCCACCTGAGATGCTCGCTCCTTTTGGACAATGCGCGCCGCATCGACAGACACCAGTTTGTCACCACGGCGACACAGCTGGAGAATGAAGCCAGAGCCGTGGTTGCAAAGAAGCTGAAAGTGAAGACTTCAG ATGTTGCAAATGTCCTCGTGTGGGGAAACATCAACGGGAGTTTCTACGTTGACCTGCAGAGGGCGAAAGTTTTCAACTATGACGGGGCAATCAAAGGACCGGCTTTCTACTCGCAACCAGTCGATAAGATTCTTTATGAaag GAAATGGTTGGAAACAGACTTTCAAGACATGGTACGCTGTCGGCGTGCAGCCGTGGCTTCAAAGACCTGCCGTGCAGCTGCCATGTCGCTCGCCAATGGGATCGTCACCGTCCTAAAAGCTTGGAATGGCATTTGTGGTCCAGATGAGGTCTTCTCTATGGCCGTACTCTGCACAG GGTACTACGATCTCCCAGATGGCATCGTCCTCTCAGTTCCAATCACCTTCGTAGACGGTAAATGGTCCGTGCTGTTTGATGTAACTGTTGGTGAGGAGTTGAAGGAGAGACTCcatctttctgcaagtgaaCTCAGGCAG